ctctctccatatACTTCTATTGCaagttaatgaaaaatgtatatacacaaaaaaaacttCCATAAACTTAAGTATGTGTCCAAATGATTATCAACAGAgcttaacctttatttaacctgGAACATTCCTATACAACTGACTCACTCCAGGGTTCAGATATCCAACATCCCCCGTAACGCCGTCTCTGTAAGTGATCTTGACATGCTGATGTGAGCGAGCGTGAACCATCATGTCCCAGGAGTACCCATAGAGTCCATTTGTCCAGTTATTATAGCCCTGTATAGCCAAGAGATTAAATTGTGTAAATCTGAAATGTTGCGTAATTACCAATAAAACAATCAGAAGTATCATTCATGCCTTTAGTACAAACAGTGCAGGATGAATTTATTTCTTAGACTTATAAATTTGTTCAAATCTCTAGGCATAGTCTATAATCTCTTCCCAGTAAAGCCTTTGATTCCTCTTCCAAAGGTTTTTGTGCAGATATTTGATTTGGCTCACTATCTGTATTTACTTTGATTGTGAAAGCGCTGTATCCTCTGATCGACTGAAGCTTCTAGATCAAACTGCACACACACCTGCGTGATGAAGTGAGAGTACGGCAAGAAGAACTGCTCCATGATGTAAAGGATGGTAAAGATGGCTCTGAACTTGTGCTTGAAGCTCGGAGTGGTGGGTTTGGAAGCAGCGTGAGCCCCTTGTTGTTCTCTAGACCCACTGGGTGGATTTGGGTAGACACAGGAGGAGCTGGGAATTGGGGCAGGAGAGATGAAGGGCAGTATGGGCTGGAGGAACTCAGGGAAACGGCCGAAAAAGCGTCTGGGCCAGTCAGGGTAGCAGAAGAGAGGGCTAGTGGCCAACATGGTGTAAGAAAACATTCCtgaggataaaaataaatataatgaagtcTTCGAAATCACAaatcttttgggtgaactagtttTCGGGGGCATTTTTACCAATGCTAAAGAGCTGGGAATTCATGCAGTGGAAATAGCTGACGAAGAAGAAGGCGAAAGGACGTGTGGCATCGAAGAAGAGCAGATAGCCAGCTGTGAGGTCTAAGACCAGACCTCCACCGTGGACCACCATCAGACTGATCAATTCAACCGGCAAGATCAGTCTGAAACACAGCCAAGAAGAAATAACAGCAAACATGATGCTGATCCAGAAACACAACTTGTTATACAAGGGCAGATATTGTTGGTGGCTAATGTACTCACCTGAAAGGTTCAAATAACCAATGGTGCGCCAAGTACTTCATTGAGTATCCTTCCACCCAATCAGCATCCAATTTCTTGACTCCAGCGATAAAGTACACTATGAAAATCTGTCAAAGGCAATGCACATTCAGTATATCTATTCAtcattttttcagtgtagataATCTACAACACAGAGTTGATATTTCTGGCTAACTCGAGATTCACCTGAGTTCTCAGCATAGTGTAGTTCCACAGCGGTACCTGGGCGTTCCTCTTCCTGGGGTTTCGGAGTCCATCTATTGACCTGCATTAAGACAACGTTCTTCCTGTGAAGTGCACTTGTGCTATTTTGTTGTTAAATAAATGCCTTCTGGTTGGATGTTTTGttgtgtaatgcatatttttaagtGTGAGTGTCCTAATACTCTAACTTTACCAGTATCTGTTGGCATCCATGAGCGTGAGCTGGAAGCCGATGAGTCCGTACAGATAAGAGTGATTGTTCCAGGTCGTTTTGTCCAGGAAGAAAATGTACCAGTAAGTGGATATAAACATCAGACAGGCAAGGCGATAAAAACAGCCGAGCATGATACCAACAGcacctgcaaaacacacacaagtggATATCAGTCTTGTGATTAATCTCAGAGCTGGATGCTTTTTGGTTGAAAgttaaaaactttacatttttagaaatgtatACAGTGAATATGATTATCAAACATACTTCCAGAAACAAGGCCATATAGGAATAAATGGATAATCACTAGCTGTTTCCCTCCacctatttttatgcacattttgcattatttcataaaaaaactaTGGATGGAAACGCCAAGATGCGCATACAAAACATATGAATAGGATACACTTTTTATCCGATAAGAAGAAAATTCACGAACTacgatggaaacacatttaccaaATAAATTCCACCATGTGCATTGAAAAATTCATGTGACTTTCCACTTGTTTTGGTGGTTCTGAAATGCCTGAAGAAAGTCTgccatcaaagtatttctgtataattactGTCTTACAAGACTACGTTCCCAAACAGAAGGCATGCACCTCTAAAAGCAATGACCAAATTTATAGTGTTACGTCTGCTCTCTCTGAAGCGCAAGTCATTTATttcatatgaaaattattatattcagtggcttctgCTAGTTTTCTTAGAGATATTTAATACCAGTTTTTTAGGACGTGACGATttttgactcgttggatggaaacggtgctttATTGGTAAATGATTTATGCAATATTCCAGTCCGTCTTTGGACGGAGACATAGCTACTGTTGTATTTCATATAGACTTTTTCGAGGAGCTCACCAAGGAACATCACAAAATACACAAAGAACATCCAGTCCATGGGAAGGGGCTTCAGGAAGTTGAAGAGGGGGAAGCGGCACACCGGTGCCCCATCTAAATACTTGTAGTCCAGATGACTCAGGCCTCGCTCTTGGGTGATGTCCAGCGCCATCAGCATTCCTGAGAAAACACATCACACACTAACACCTGAACCACTATTCAGAATTATGGATGCTGTAAAATCTCATAAGCCATGTATGAGCACTCACCGAATAAGAAACGGAAAATGCCCAATGAGGCCGGGTCAGTGGGGCGATTGAGGAGACACACCAGCCGATGCCATGAGGAGATGTCTTCCTTCTCGAAGCCAAAGAGACGCTTCATAGTGCTGGTGTGCTCCGATGGGGCCAGGGTTTCCTGTTTGTTCTCCTTACTGCTCTTTTTCTTCCCTTTGGATGGTTCCACGTATGGAGCACCTGTGGAAGAGACAAATGAAATCTCATTAATGTCTCCGTTGCTTCTCctagacagcaatgagattaaacTAAGAGCAAAAGGAAACTTAGTATACCTCTCCAGTATATTTTaccctgagagaaaaaaaaaaaaacaagagcatCTCATCTGTAGAGTTTCTGCTCAAGTTTACCAAAACTTTCAGTGACAGAGATTTCAATACAAACTCAAATCATTCTAAACTATTTCTTATGTTCTTTTAGATCAAAtatccacattcattttacaGCTTTAATCTTTTATGTTAACATTTTCTTAACTGAatgaattgtgatatataaataaGCGCCTCTTTCTTATAAGTTACATTTCATAGAACAATACGTGAATTATTCTCTACTCAGCGTAAATGAATCAGATAACATCCATTTACATTTATCTTTTAATACGCTTAATTAATCAAACGATGTGTAAACCTTAAATAATCAGATGCATATTAAACCTAATGTCCAAGTATGCATCGTCGTTCGGTAGTCTTTTATGCATCTCTTTATGCCACTTTTACTGTAGTAATACAGTATTTACCTGCTGACGCGTCACTCGCTCCCGGCTCCATGTTGCAGGTTATGAAACCAGTCTGCGCTAAACGTTACAAAATGTTTGTCAGCCTTACCGAGCGAAATACCTTTACAACCGATTCATCTGTAGACTTCTGCGCGTGAGAGCGAGTTACGTGTCAAACAGACGCACAGCGTCCTGGAAGGTCGGCTCTCCGAAGATGGCACGCGCACGGCGAGGACATCTGAACGCTGATTGGCTGCTTCACATTGACCAGCGAAGGAGCGCAGAAACGAGCAGCGCCTCTAGAGGTCAAACATGAGCACGT
Above is a window of Carassius auratus strain Wakin chromosome 35, ASM336829v1, whole genome shotgun sequence DNA encoding:
- the ggcx gene encoding vitamin K-dependent gamma-carboxylase, with the translated sequence MEPGASDASAGAPYVEPSKGKKKSSKENKQETLAPSEHTSTMKRLFGFEKEDISSWHRLVCLLNRPTDPASLGIFRFLFGMLMALDITQERGLSHLDYKYLDGAPVCRFPLFNFLKPLPMDWMFFVYFVMFLGAVGIMLGCFYRLACLMFISTYWYIFFLDKTTWNNHSYLYGLIGFQLTLMDANRYWSIDGLRNPRKRNAQVPLWNYTMLRTQIFIVYFIAGVKKLDADWVEGYSMKYLAHHWLFEPFRLILPVELISLMVVHGGGLVLDLTAGYLLFFDATRPFAFFFVSYFHCMNSQLFSIGMFSYTMLATSPLFCYPDWPRRFFGRFPEFLQPILPFISPAPIPSSSCVYPNPPSGSREQQGAHAASKPTTPSFKHKFRAIFTILYIMEQFFLPYSHFITQGYNNWTNGLYGYSWDMMVHARSHQHVKITYRDGVTGDVGYLNPGVFTQSRRWKDHGDMLKQYATCLSENLPQFNISDPEIYFDIWVSINDRFQQRIFDPRVDIVKADWSPFQPNPWLMPLLVDLSPWRTKFEEIEGSLDNQTEVVFIADFPGLYLENFVSEDLGNTSVQVLEGLVDVEIVDEKKNYSLQPGEKMQIPAGEYHKVYTVSEGPSCYMYIYVNTTEAELQKNFTKLSELQEKVRNGTETEPLPPELQPLITGLDDQDSDNSVIDPVVRLFLKRQKRMQEVKKRREASMIERFQRFASKKYYSIRRGFLMTAIALRNLAVGLPPLEQLTREVAFANMKEPETETSQDERLKDEVGHGEL